From Cystobacter fuscus DSM 2262, one genomic window encodes:
- a CDS encoding glycosyltransferase family 2 protein produces MLVSVVIPVYNEISTLAEIIRRVTAVDFPKELVLVDDCSRDGSRELLQRLTTEGLSVVGGTPKNRNEVRVLLQEKNQGKGAALRRGFAESTGDIIIVQDADLEYDPRDIPRVLQPIIDGEADVVFGSRFTGTPRRVLYYWHSVINNLLTTLSNMTSNLNLTDMETCYKAFRAEVIRSVTVEEDRFGFEPEITAKVARGGWRVFEVPISYHGRTYEEGKKIGWKDGVRALYVIGKYALKR; encoded by the coding sequence ATGCTCGTCTCCGTCGTCATCCCGGTCTACAACGAGATCTCCACGCTCGCCGAAATCATCCGCCGTGTCACCGCGGTGGACTTCCCGAAAGAGCTCGTCCTCGTGGACGACTGCTCGCGCGACGGCAGCCGCGAGCTGCTCCAGCGTCTGACCACCGAGGGCCTCTCGGTCGTGGGCGGCACCCCGAAGAACCGCAACGAGGTGCGCGTGCTCCTGCAGGAGAAGAACCAGGGCAAGGGCGCGGCCCTGCGGCGTGGCTTCGCCGAGTCCACCGGGGACATCATCATCGTGCAGGACGCGGACCTCGAGTACGACCCGCGCGACATCCCCCGCGTGCTCCAGCCCATCATCGATGGCGAGGCGGACGTCGTCTTCGGCAGCCGCTTCACCGGCACGCCCCGGCGCGTCCTCTACTACTGGCACTCGGTCATCAACAACCTGCTCACCACGTTGAGCAACATGACGAGCAACCTGAACCTCACCGACATGGAGACCTGCTACAAGGCCTTCCGCGCCGAGGTCATCCGCTCCGTCACCGTGGAAGAGGACCGCTTCGGCTTCGAGCCGGAGATCACCGCCAAGGTGGCTCGCGGCGGCTGGCGCGTCTTCGAGGTGCCCATCAGCTACCACGGGCGCACCTACGAGGAGGGCAAGAAGATCGGCTGGAAGGATGGCGTGCGA
- a CDS encoding GNAT family N-acetyltransferase has protein sequence MSPLIDRLQSYMRRAAAQRYESLSVPPFTVFLHAFDPLIYFNYAIPDGPLTGDVREPLRRLREEFQRRGRVPRFEYVSELAPGLADTLLAAGFRQEAEARVMVCTPGTFTPVAVPEGLALSVLTSSSSREEVCAYCTTARRGFSPDEPYEASEEEVSKTLEELARGRAMVGRVEGEPAVVGMFTPPSEGIAELGGVATLERFRKRGLGTALTSRLAQEAFAGGVDLLFLSTITEEAGRIYERVGFRFATRMLFMVEGSHPEGAMVPVTG, from the coding sequence ATGAGCCCACTCATCGACCGCCTGCAGTCGTACATGCGCCGCGCCGCCGCGCAGCGCTACGAGTCGCTCTCCGTGCCGCCCTTCACGGTGTTCCTCCACGCCTTCGATCCGCTCATCTACTTCAACTACGCCATTCCGGACGGGCCCCTCACCGGGGACGTGCGCGAGCCCTTGCGGCGGCTCCGGGAGGAGTTCCAGCGACGGGGGAGGGTGCCGCGCTTCGAGTACGTCTCCGAGCTGGCCCCGGGCCTGGCGGACACGCTGCTCGCCGCCGGTTTCCGCCAGGAGGCCGAGGCCCGGGTGATGGTCTGCACGCCCGGGACCTTCACGCCCGTGGCGGTGCCGGAGGGGCTCGCGTTGTCGGTCCTCACGTCCAGCTCCTCGCGCGAGGAGGTGTGCGCGTACTGCACCACCGCGCGGCGGGGCTTCTCTCCGGACGAGCCCTATGAGGCCTCCGAGGAGGAGGTGTCCAAGACGCTGGAGGAGCTCGCGCGGGGCCGGGCGATGGTGGGGCGGGTGGAAGGAGAGCCCGCCGTGGTGGGCATGTTCACCCCGCCCTCCGAGGGCATCGCCGAGCTCGGCGGGGTGGCGACGCTCGAGCGCTTCCGCAAGCGGGGCCTTGGCACCGCGCTGACGTCCCGCCTGGCCCAGGAGGCCTTCGCGGGGGGCGTGGACCTGCTGTTCCTGAGCACCATCACCGAGGAGGCCGGCCGCATCTATGAGCGGGTGGGCTTCCGGTTCGCCACGCGGATGCTCTTCATGGTGGAGGGCTCGCACCCGGAAGGGGCGATGGTGCCCGTCACGGGTTGA
- a CDS encoding alpha/beta hydrolase encodes MLVLALLGVGWAVSGALMTWRLTRRARPYFPEPAPALAQGTVEEHRLIVADGTKVGTWLARGEPGAPCVLMLHGNGGSRTSLRSLLEEFSGRGYCVLALSLRTHGDSEGEVNDFGWSARQDVLAGIAFLEREAPDRPRIVFGTSLGAAAAIFASREVGSRVRGYVLESPYRDLRTAVSNRLKSNLPPGLDRLAFHGMWLFGDAFLPLPAEQLRPLDHVAGIPQEVPVLFLAGARDRHAHLDEVEDLAGRISSHARLEVFREGRHGTLRDSEPERYQRLLLDFVSASVPGETRGTRLHPDPPRRLNP; translated from the coding sequence ATGCTCGTGCTCGCCCTCCTGGGTGTGGGCTGGGCGGTCTCCGGCGCGCTGATGACGTGGCGGCTCACGCGCCGGGCCCGGCCCTACTTCCCCGAACCAGCTCCGGCGCTCGCCCAAGGTACCGTCGAGGAGCATCGTCTCATCGTGGCCGATGGCACGAAAGTCGGAACCTGGCTGGCGCGGGGGGAGCCCGGCGCGCCCTGCGTGCTGATGCTGCATGGCAACGGGGGCTCTCGCACCTCGCTGCGCTCTCTCCTCGAGGAGTTCTCTGGACGGGGGTACTGCGTGCTGGCCCTCAGCCTGCGCACCCATGGGGATTCCGAGGGTGAGGTGAATGACTTCGGCTGGAGTGCCCGTCAAGACGTGCTCGCCGGTATTGCCTTCCTCGAGCGTGAGGCGCCGGATCGCCCGAGAATCGTGTTCGGCACCTCGCTCGGGGCGGCGGCCGCCATCTTCGCCTCACGGGAGGTGGGCTCCCGCGTTCGGGGCTACGTGCTCGAGTCGCCCTACAGGGACCTGCGCACCGCCGTGAGCAACCGGCTGAAGAGCAACCTGCCACCGGGGCTCGACCGACTGGCGTTCCACGGCATGTGGCTCTTCGGAGACGCCTTCCTGCCCCTGCCCGCGGAGCAGCTCCGCCCGCTCGACCACGTGGCCGGCATTCCCCAGGAGGTTCCCGTGCTGTTCCTGGCCGGGGCCAGGGACCGCCACGCCCATCTAGACGAGGTGGAGGATCTCGCGGGACGCATCTCCTCCCATGCACGGCTGGAGGTGTTCCGCGAGGGCCGCCATGGAACGCTCCGGGACTCCGAGCCCGAGCGCTACCAACGGCTCCTGCTCGACTTCGTGAGCGCCTCCGTGCCCGGTGAGACCCGAGGAACGCGGCTCCACCCCGACCCACCTCGCCGGCTCAACCCGTGA
- a CDS encoding tRNA(His) guanylyltransferase Thg1 family protein encodes MDPSDFESRMREGEFFHSLRLLRGAWCVLRVDGRGFSRFTETHYDKPFDVRMHEQMVRTASALLEELQGLYAYTESDEISVLFRPEWSLYDREVEKLVSLSAGLASATFTHAAGVPAVFDSRVWLGVNEDAVLDYFRWRQADATRCALNGWCYWTLRKEGQSAAQASRVLHGQSVGFKNELLFQRGINFNELPPWQRRGSGVVWEQYEKEGINPVTGQTVRSTRRRLRVDQELPMKDAYDAYLRERMRPES; translated from the coding sequence ATGGACCCGAGTGACTTCGAGTCCCGGATGCGCGAGGGCGAATTCTTCCACTCCCTGCGGCTGTTGCGCGGGGCGTGGTGCGTGCTGCGAGTGGATGGACGGGGGTTCTCGCGCTTCACCGAGACGCACTACGACAAGCCCTTCGACGTCCGGATGCACGAGCAGATGGTGCGCACGGCCTCGGCGCTGCTGGAGGAGTTGCAGGGCCTCTACGCCTATACGGAGAGCGATGAGATCTCCGTCCTCTTCCGGCCGGAGTGGTCGCTCTACGACCGGGAGGTGGAGAAGCTGGTGTCGCTCAGCGCGGGCCTGGCCAGCGCCACCTTCACGCACGCGGCGGGGGTGCCGGCCGTGTTCGACAGCCGGGTGTGGCTGGGCGTGAACGAGGACGCGGTGCTGGACTACTTCCGCTGGCGTCAGGCGGACGCGACCCGGTGCGCGCTCAATGGCTGGTGCTACTGGACGCTGCGCAAGGAGGGCCAGAGCGCTGCGCAGGCCTCGCGGGTCCTGCACGGCCAGTCCGTGGGCTTCAAGAACGAGCTGCTCTTCCAGCGCGGCATCAACTTCAACGAGCTGCCGCCCTGGCAGCGGCGGGGCTCGGGCGTGGTGTGGGAGCAGTACGAGAAGGAGGGGATCAATCCCGTCACGGGCCAGACGGTGCGCTCCACGCGCCGCAGGCTGCGCGTGGACCAGGAGCTTCCGATGAAGGACGCCTACGACGCCTATCTCCGCGAGCGGATGCGCCCCGAGTCCTGA
- a CDS encoding LysR family transcriptional regulator, translating into MDNRAGEMQVFVRVVEAGSFSEAARQMMMTPSTVSKLIGRIETRLGVRLIERSTRRLSLTNEGQVYYERSTSLLTELDDIEKDLSLGAQHASGTVRVNASVAFGARGVEPLLPAFWAAHPHIRVDLSLSDEIVDLYLDRTDVAFRVGALESSSLIARRIGTARRKIVASPAYLQRHGVPRTSDDLDHHNCLGFNFRRSAPVWPLKQGGRIVDRTVGGNLLANNGETVRRMAIAGVGLARLADFHVTSDLAAGRLVEVLAGDGMGDAEEVHALHLGGQRVPRRVRAFLDFMVPRLQAFMKGS; encoded by the coding sequence ATGGACAATCGTGCGGGTGAGATGCAGGTGTTCGTGCGCGTCGTGGAGGCGGGAAGCTTCTCCGAGGCGGCACGGCAGATGATGATGACCCCCTCCACGGTCAGCAAGCTCATTGGCCGCATCGAGACGCGGCTGGGGGTGCGGCTCATCGAGCGCTCCACGCGTCGTCTTTCCCTCACCAACGAGGGGCAGGTCTACTACGAGCGCAGCACGTCGCTGCTCACCGAACTCGACGACATCGAGAAGGACCTCTCCCTCGGGGCGCAACATGCGAGCGGGACGGTGCGGGTCAACGCCTCGGTTGCCTTTGGCGCGCGCGGGGTGGAGCCGCTGTTGCCCGCCTTCTGGGCGGCGCATCCCCACATCCGCGTCGACCTGTCGCTCTCCGATGAAATCGTCGACCTCTATCTCGACCGCACCGACGTGGCCTTCCGCGTGGGCGCACTGGAGTCCTCCAGCCTGATCGCGCGCAGGATTGGCACCGCGCGACGCAAGATCGTGGCCTCACCCGCCTATCTCCAGCGGCACGGGGTGCCCCGCACGAGCGACGATCTCGATCACCACAACTGCCTGGGCTTCAACTTCCGCCGGTCCGCGCCCGTCTGGCCCCTCAAGCAGGGCGGGCGCATCGTCGACCGGACCGTTGGGGGCAACCTGCTCGCCAACAACGGCGAGACGGTGCGGCGGATGGCCATCGCGGGCGTCGGGCTCGCCCGGCTCGCTGATTTCCATGTGACGTCGGACCTCGCCGCGGGCCGGTTGGTCGAGGTGCTGGCCGGAGATGGCATGGGCGATGCGGAGGAAGTCCACGCGCTCCATCTCGGAGGTCAGCGCGTGCCCCGGCGGGTACGCGCCTTCCTCGACTTCATGGTCCCCCGCCTCCAGGCTTTCATGAAGGGGAGCTGA
- a CDS encoding GNAT family N-acetyltransferase translates to MTRLFRAADLLAERVADADVECLQPLLEHCEDYHQLVYGRPATEDEARRIPSERPPGLTPEQPHLLALRDAHGRSVGVLEGLRDYPSPGEWYLGLLLLVPEARGQGRGEAVLRAYADWVRAEGGRLLRLAAVEQNEAGRRFWARMGFQEEKWVGPLEQGLRMNRLVRMTMALG, encoded by the coding sequence ATGACCCGCCTCTTCCGTGCCGCGGACCTCCTCGCCGAGCGCGTGGCCGACGCCGACGTGGAGTGCTTGCAGCCGTTGCTCGAGCATTGCGAGGACTACCACCAGCTCGTCTATGGCCGGCCCGCCACCGAGGACGAAGCCCGCCGGATACCCTCCGAACGGCCCCCGGGCCTGACGCCGGAGCAGCCGCACCTGCTGGCCTTGCGCGACGCGCACGGGCGGAGCGTCGGAGTCCTCGAGGGATTGAGGGACTACCCCTCGCCCGGGGAGTGGTACCTGGGGTTGCTGTTGCTCGTGCCCGAGGCTCGAGGCCAGGGACGGGGCGAGGCCGTGCTCCGGGCCTATGCGGATTGGGTGCGAGCCGAGGGCGGCCGACTGCTCAGGCTGGCGGCGGTGGAACAGAATGAAGCGGGCCGCCGCTTCTGGGCGCGCATGGGCTTCCAGGAGGAGAAGTGGGTGGGTCCCCTGGAGCAGGGGCTGCGCATGAACCGCCTGGTGCGCATGACGATGGCGCTGGGTTGA